One Capsicum annuum cultivar UCD-10X-F1 chromosome 2, UCD10Xv1.1, whole genome shotgun sequence genomic window carries:
- the LOC107858910 gene encoding uncharacterized protein LOC107858910, whose amino-acid sequence MSVMPQRIQEYNGQQGIWMYQCIYCQKNFSSSQAIAGHTKGHFRDGWVKGTAQSKVFVKFSDYQQQQQQGSATDSSMSKQLVVYAATSETDSTNAHRLPKGDVQNLGSLTTQPLSPASSSRRPPASSSRRSRAPRHHLRVRDLKILARLRARLTGEEQEVILRLLHSAMEQIKKSRKKSTKSQVIPNKDSEATPAIGTTNKDIDDVTIEDSDDESKTM is encoded by the exons ATGTCAGTGATGCCTCAGCGGATTCAG GAATACAATGGGCAGCAGGGTATTTGGATGTACCAATGCATCTATTGTCAAAAAAACTTCTCTTCAAGCCAAGCCATAGCAGGACATACCAAGGGTCACTTCAGGGATGGGTGGGTCAAAGGAACCGCCCAAAGCAAagtgtttgtgaaattttctgattatcagcagcagcagcagcaaggTTCTGCTACTGACTCATCAATGTCCAAGCAACTGGTTGTTTATGCTGCAACATCTGAAACTGACTCAACAAATGCTCATCGATTGCCAAAAGGTGATGTGCAGAATTTGGGAAGCCTGACCACTCAGCCTTTGTCTCCAGCTTCGTCCAGCAGACGACCACCAGCTTCGTCAAGCAGACGATCACGGGCCCCTAGGCATCATTTGAGGGTTCGTGATCTGAAGATACTAGCTAGGCTCAGGGCTCGTCTTACTGGAGAGGAGCAAGAAGTCATTTTGCGTCTTCTTCATAGTGCTATGGAACAG ATAAAAAAATCAAGGAAGAAGAGCACTAAGTCGCAGGTGATCCCAAACAAGGATTCAGAAGCAACACCCGCGATTGGAACTACCaacaaagatattgatgatgtcACCATTGAAGACTCCGATGATGAGTCCAAAACTATGTGA